Proteins from one Mycolicibacter virginiensis genomic window:
- the fadD5 gene encoding fatty-acid--CoA ligase FadD5, whose protein sequence is MIAQPLRSRRNHWMNQVANHAEMRPDAVAFRCRGNDTTWQQLHDRSERLAGALFRRGISFGDRVLIVMLNHTEYIEATLAINALGAIAVPVNFRLTDPEISYIVSDSGAKAVITDQLLAPLIEAVRKNTPGLDVAVVLGDDYESLIAEPGDPHPGADVPEDTPALIMYTSGTTGSPKGAILSHSNLLAQSLTCIQALQISPDSVYFCAAPMFHIAGLGSIAPNLMLGTKTVIHPLGAFNATDTLDAWESERATSVFLVPAQWQVICADPTVRQRDLALEVISWGAAPASDTVLRAMAETFPDALNVAVFGQTEMSPITCVLQGTDAIRKLGSVGKVIPTISARVVDENMNDVAPGEIGEIVYRGPTMMQGYWNKPEATAEAFAGDWFHSGDLVRVDDEGFVYVVDRKKDMIISGGENIYCAEVENVLFEHPLIQEAAVIGRAHDKWGEVPVAIVAVAAGEVPLTLEDLEPFLNERLARYKHPKELVLVEALPRNASGKVVKPQLRKQYG, encoded by the coding sequence ATGATTGCTCAGCCGCTGCGGTCTCGCCGCAACCACTGGATGAATCAGGTGGCGAACCACGCCGAGATGCGTCCCGACGCCGTTGCCTTCCGCTGTCGGGGTAACGACACCACCTGGCAACAGCTACACGATCGCTCCGAGCGCCTGGCCGGGGCACTGTTCCGGCGCGGCATCTCCTTCGGTGATCGCGTGCTGATCGTGATGCTCAACCACACCGAATACATCGAGGCGACCTTGGCGATCAACGCCCTGGGCGCCATCGCCGTACCGGTCAACTTCCGGCTCACCGACCCTGAGATCAGCTACATCGTCTCCGACAGTGGCGCCAAGGCGGTCATCACCGATCAACTGCTCGCACCGCTGATCGAGGCCGTCCGCAAGAACACCCCCGGCCTCGATGTGGCCGTGGTTCTCGGCGATGACTACGAATCGCTGATCGCCGAGCCCGGCGACCCGCACCCCGGCGCCGATGTCCCCGAAGACACCCCGGCGCTGATCATGTACACCTCGGGAACAACCGGAAGTCCCAAGGGCGCCATCCTGTCCCACTCGAACCTGTTGGCCCAGTCGCTGACCTGCATCCAGGCCCTGCAGATCAGCCCAGACAGCGTGTACTTCTGCGCCGCACCGATGTTCCACATCGCCGGCCTGGGCAGCATTGCACCCAACCTGATGCTGGGCACCAAGACGGTGATTCACCCGCTCGGTGCGTTCAACGCCACCGACACCCTCGACGCCTGGGAGAGCGAGCGCGCCACCTCGGTGTTCCTGGTGCCGGCGCAGTGGCAGGTCATCTGTGCCGATCCGACTGTGCGGCAACGAGACCTGGCCCTCGAGGTGATCAGCTGGGGGGCGGCGCCGGCGTCCGACACCGTGCTGCGGGCCATGGCGGAGACATTCCCGGACGCGCTCAACGTCGCGGTGTTCGGCCAGACCGAGATGTCACCGATCACCTGCGTGCTCCAGGGCACCGACGCGATCCGCAAACTCGGCTCGGTGGGCAAGGTGATCCCGACCATCTCGGCACGGGTCGTCGACGAGAACATGAACGACGTGGCGCCCGGTGAGATCGGCGAGATCGTCTACCGCGGGCCGACCATGATGCAGGGCTACTGGAACAAACCCGAAGCGACCGCTGAGGCGTTCGCCGGCGACTGGTTCCACTCCGGTGATCTGGTCCGCGTCGACGACGAGGGTTTCGTCTACGTCGTCGACCGCAAGAAGGACATGATCATCTCCGGCGGCGAGAACATCTACTGCGCCGAGGTGGAGAACGTCCTGTTCGAGCACCCACTCATCCAGGAGGCCGCCGTGATCGGGCGTGCCCACGACAAGTGGGGCGAGGTCCCGGTGGCCATCGTCGCCGTAGCAGCCGGTGAGGTACCGCTGACGTTGGAGGACCTCGAACCGTTCCTCAACGAACGCCTGGCCCGCTACAAGCACCCGAAGGAGCTGGTGCTGGTGGAGGCCCTACCGCGAAACGCCAGCGGCAAGGTGGTCAAGCCGCAGCTGCGTAAGCAGTACGGCTAG
- a CDS encoding DoxX family protein: MTATPSGQRSAATAARGLAGLLLGAGAGHFVFPQPFDAIVPPELPGSARMYTYASGVAELVIGALLLSPRTRRKAGLAAAALLVAVYPANIHSVRLFWGKPWLRAGAIARLPLQIPMIIAALRVWRAG; this comes from the coding sequence ATGACTGCCACACCATCGGGACAGCGAAGTGCCGCTACCGCTGCGCGAGGGCTGGCCGGGCTGCTGCTGGGTGCCGGGGCAGGGCATTTCGTGTTCCCCCAACCGTTCGACGCGATCGTTCCGCCGGAGCTGCCGGGCAGCGCCCGGATGTACACGTACGCCTCAGGAGTCGCCGAGCTGGTCATCGGTGCCCTGCTGTTGTCGCCGCGCACCCGCCGCAAAGCCGGGCTGGCCGCGGCCGCGCTGTTGGTTGCGGTGTACCCGGCGAATATCCATTCGGTCCGGTTGTTCTGGGGCAAGCCCTGGTTGAGAGCGGGGGCGATCGCCCGCCTGCCGCTGCAGATTCCGATGATCATCGCGGCACTGCGGGTGTGGCGCGCCGGTTAG
- a CDS encoding cryptochrome/photolyase family protein, whose protein sequence is MPALLWYRRDLRVDDLPALSAAVADGPEVLCCFVLDPRLEASSGQRRLQFLGDCLRHLRDDLGGRLLITRGLPQQRIPQLAAAISATAVHVSEDFAPFGRRRDEQVQAALGEIPLVATGSPYLVSPGRVVKDDGSPYRVFTPFFRRWREHGWRRPALSRPEPPHWIDSTELSSKTAQPVEIPDLGHADLPAGEVAARDHWKAFVANGLDRYHQDRDLLGRDGASRMSAYLKFGNIHPRSMAADLDPHSPGATAYLRQLAFRDFYAAVLRHWPRSAWQNWNNEFDSIQTDSDAQAQRLFERWKAGTTGFPLVDAGMRELLATGFMHNRARMIVASFLVKDLHLPWQWGARWFLDQLIDGDLANNQHGWQWCAGTGTDASPYFRVFNPTLQGRKFDPDGAYVRRWVPELADVTDAHLVRQARPPDYPEPIVDHGRERAEALRRYQRIST, encoded by the coding sequence ATGCCGGCCCTGCTGTGGTATCGCCGTGATCTGCGGGTAGACGATCTGCCGGCCCTGTCAGCGGCGGTTGCCGACGGCCCCGAGGTGCTGTGTTGTTTTGTTCTGGACCCGCGGCTGGAGGCCTCGTCGGGGCAGCGCCGGCTGCAGTTCCTCGGTGACTGTCTGCGCCATCTCCGCGACGACCTCGGCGGCCGGCTGCTGATCACTCGCGGGCTCCCACAGCAGCGGATCCCGCAGCTGGCGGCGGCGATCTCGGCGACGGCCGTGCATGTATCGGAAGATTTCGCACCGTTCGGGCGCCGCCGTGACGAGCAGGTCCAAGCCGCCCTCGGCGAGATCCCTTTGGTGGCCACCGGTTCTCCCTACCTAGTCTCACCGGGCCGCGTTGTGAAAGACGACGGCAGCCCCTATCGGGTCTTCACACCATTCTTTCGGCGGTGGCGCGAACACGGCTGGCGCCGTCCCGCACTGTCGCGGCCCGAACCGCCGCACTGGATCGACTCCACAGAACTGTCCAGCAAGACCGCGCAACCGGTGGAGATCCCCGACCTCGGGCACGCCGATCTGCCGGCCGGGGAGGTGGCCGCGCGTGACCATTGGAAAGCGTTTGTGGCCAACGGGTTAGACCGCTACCACCAGGACCGCGACTTACTCGGCCGCGACGGGGCAAGCCGGATGTCGGCCTACCTGAAATTCGGCAACATCCACCCGCGCTCCATGGCCGCCGATCTCGACCCGCACAGTCCGGGAGCGACAGCGTATCTGCGGCAGTTGGCTTTCCGGGACTTCTACGCCGCGGTACTGCGCCACTGGCCACGCAGTGCCTGGCAAAACTGGAACAACGAGTTCGACTCGATCCAGACCGATTCCGATGCGCAGGCCCAACGGCTCTTCGAGCGCTGGAAGGCCGGGACAACCGGCTTTCCCCTTGTCGACGCGGGCATGCGCGAACTGCTCGCCACCGGATTCATGCACAACCGCGCGCGCATGATCGTGGCCTCGTTCTTGGTCAAAGACCTGCACCTGCCCTGGCAATGGGGTGCCCGTTGGTTCTTGGATCAGTTGATCGACGGCGATCTGGCCAACAACCAACACGGCTGGCAGTGGTGCGCGGGGACCGGCACCGATGCATCGCCGTACTTCCGGGTATTCAACCCGACGCTGCAGGGCCGAAAATTCGATCCCGACGGGGCCTACGTGCGTCGCTGGGTTCCGGAGTTGGCCGATGTCACCGATGCCCATCTGGTCCGGCAAGCGCGCCCACCGGATTACCCCGAGCCGATCGTCGACCACGGCCGCGAGCGAGCCGAGGCGCTGCGCCGGTATCAGCGGATCAGCACGTAG
- a CDS encoding TetR/AcrR family transcriptional regulator encodes MAASMAAGSPTAVQRRPKDRKAQIVRAAARAFSEHGYHAVGVDEIAAEVGISGPALYRHFANKYALLVATAQYTAGVLVTAARSADDLSRPAAERLRAITAALIETTIGTRREGAFYRWERRYLQPPDRKDIRAGYDALNATIAEPLAVLRPELPEADTAILAAAALSVIGSISAHRTRLPAAALADLLGELCWAVLTLELPPAPSGPAPRRPDRGLPSTSKRERLLAEAIRMFGQRGFYEVSIEEIATAAGLNGSSAYRYYPSKAALLAVAFHRANGRVLMAITDSLAESTSPQQAALRIAERYTALAFAAPELINIYFAEFANLPEPDQVELRGLQRQNVDEWAHLVRQVGAGDTEAVFRVHAALALVVDIGRMVNFDDRDEQRSRIHALMAAVLFGSGIR; translated from the coding sequence ATGGCTGCGTCCATGGCTGCGGGATCGCCGACTGCGGTGCAGCGCCGCCCCAAGGACCGCAAGGCGCAGATCGTCCGCGCCGCAGCCCGCGCGTTCAGCGAACACGGCTACCACGCGGTCGGCGTCGACGAGATCGCCGCCGAGGTCGGTATCTCCGGCCCTGCGCTGTATCGGCACTTCGCCAACAAATACGCGCTACTGGTCGCGACTGCCCAGTACACGGCGGGGGTCCTGGTGACCGCAGCCCGATCCGCCGACGATCTGAGCCGGCCGGCGGCGGAGCGGTTGCGCGCGATCACCGCCGCGCTGATCGAGACCACGATCGGGACCCGACGCGAGGGCGCGTTCTACCGGTGGGAACGGCGCTACCTGCAGCCCCCGGACCGCAAGGACATTCGCGCCGGCTACGACGCGCTGAACGCCACGATCGCCGAACCACTGGCGGTGCTGCGCCCGGAACTCCCCGAGGCCGACACCGCGATCCTGGCCGCTGCGGCCCTGAGCGTCATCGGCAGCATCTCCGCGCACCGAACACGTTTGCCTGCCGCTGCGCTTGCGGACCTGCTCGGCGAGCTTTGCTGGGCGGTGCTCACCCTCGAGCTGCCGCCGGCGCCGTCGGGCCCCGCGCCGCGCCGGCCGGACCGGGGCCTGCCCAGCACGTCCAAGCGGGAACGGTTGCTCGCCGAGGCCATCCGCATGTTCGGCCAGCGCGGCTTCTACGAAGTCAGCATCGAAGAGATCGCCACCGCCGCCGGACTGAACGGCTCCAGCGCCTACCGCTACTACCCGAGTAAGGCCGCCTTGCTGGCCGTCGCCTTCCATCGGGCCAACGGCCGGGTGCTGATGGCCATCACCGATTCCCTGGCCGAATCGACCAGTCCGCAGCAGGCGGCTCTGCGCATCGCCGAGCGCTATACCGCACTGGCATTCGCCGCGCCCGAGCTGATCAACATCTATTTCGCCGAGTTCGCCAACCTGCCCGAGCCCGATCAGGTCGAACTGCGCGGTCTGCAGCGGCAGAACGTCGACGAATGGGCGCATCTGGTGAGGCAGGTCGGCGCAGGTGACACCGAAGCGGTGTTCCGTGTCCATGCCGCGCTTGCTCTAGTCGTCGATATAGGACGCATGGTTAACTTCGATGATCGAGACGAACAGCGGTCCCGGATCCATGCCTTGATGGCGGCGGTGCTTTTCGGCAGCGGCATCCGGTGA
- a CDS encoding GMC oxidoreductase: MTYDYDVVVIGSGFGGSVAALRLTEKGYRVGVLDMGRRWAPTDFPPNNWHVRKAMWAPKLGCFGPQRLTVLGKTFIASAVGVGGGSLIYGNTLYEPLERFFHDPQWAHITDWKSELAPYYEQARRMLGVTPTPHTTPADEVLLAVARDLGVEDTYHPTNVGVFFGDEPGKTVPDPFFGGAGPDRAGCIGCAQCFTGCPHNAKNTTETNYLYLAEHAGAQIHPMTMVTDVRPDGDGGYVVSTVRTGRWVRKLKRDFTAGQVVFAAASLGTQRLLHQLRDTGSLPHLSPRLGELTRTNSEEVPVVFTPDRDDFAQGVAITSSIHPEANTHVEVCRYGKGSNLLSMMGTHLIDGGPWRFARLMLTIARHPAMMLHSMFPRNASSHSIIVLVMQSLDNSLTTYRKRGLFGTRMTAKQGVGEPNPDWIPTAHDVARRMAEKVGGMAGGTYLDALNIPLTAHFIGGCPIGESADTGVIDPYQRAFGHPGVHVVDGSAITANLGVNPSFTITAQAERAMALWPNNGEPDPRPPLGQPYRRIAAVAPHHPTVPDGSPGALRLPLSPA, translated from the coding sequence ATGACATATGACTACGACGTTGTGGTGATCGGTTCGGGATTCGGCGGCAGCGTAGCGGCGCTGCGGCTGACCGAGAAGGGTTATCGCGTCGGGGTATTGGACATGGGGCGCCGCTGGGCGCCCACCGATTTCCCGCCCAACAACTGGCACGTGCGCAAGGCGATGTGGGCACCGAAACTGGGCTGCTTCGGCCCGCAACGGCTGACCGTGCTGGGCAAGACGTTCATCGCCAGTGCCGTCGGGGTCGGCGGCGGATCGTTGATCTACGGCAACACCCTCTACGAGCCGTTGGAACGGTTCTTTCATGACCCGCAGTGGGCGCACATCACCGACTGGAAATCCGAGCTGGCGCCGTACTACGAACAGGCTCGCCGGATGCTCGGGGTGACGCCCACCCCGCACACCACTCCGGCCGATGAGGTGTTGCTGGCGGTGGCGCGCGATCTGGGGGTCGAGGACACCTACCACCCCACCAACGTCGGAGTCTTCTTCGGCGACGAGCCCGGCAAGACCGTTCCGGATCCGTTCTTCGGCGGGGCAGGCCCTGACCGCGCCGGCTGTATCGGCTGCGCGCAGTGCTTCACCGGTTGCCCGCACAACGCGAAGAACACCACCGAGACCAACTACCTGTATCTGGCCGAACATGCCGGCGCCCAGATCCATCCGATGACGATGGTCACCGACGTGCGCCCCGACGGCGATGGCGGCTATGTGGTCAGCACGGTGCGCACCGGCCGGTGGGTGCGCAAGCTCAAGCGGGACTTCACCGCCGGCCAGGTGGTGTTCGCGGCTGCCTCGCTGGGCACCCAGCGGCTGCTGCACCAGCTGCGCGACACCGGATCATTGCCGCATCTCTCGCCGCGGCTGGGTGAGCTGACCCGCACCAATTCCGAAGAGGTGCCGGTGGTGTTCACACCCGATCGTGACGACTTCGCCCAAGGCGTGGCGATCACCTCGTCGATCCACCCGGAGGCCAACACCCATGTCGAGGTCTGCCGCTACGGCAAGGGCTCCAACCTGCTGTCGATGATGGGCACCCATCTGATCGACGGCGGACCGTGGCGATTTGCCCGGCTGATGCTGACCATCGCACGCCACCCAGCGATGATGCTGCACAGCATGTTCCCCCGCAACGCCTCGTCGCACTCGATCATCGTGCTGGTGATGCAGTCCCTGGACAACTCGCTGACCACCTACCGCAAGCGTGGCCTGTTCGGCACCCGCATGACCGCGAAACAAGGTGTGGGCGAACCCAATCCGGACTGGATCCCGACCGCTCACGACGTGGCGCGCCGGATGGCCGAAAAGGTCGGCGGAATGGCGGGTGGCACCTACCTCGATGCGCTCAATATCCCGTTGACGGCGCACTTCATCGGCGGCTGTCCGATCGGCGAATCCGCGGATACCGGGGTCATCGACCCCTATCAGCGCGCCTTCGGGCATCCCGGCGTCCACGTAGTCGATGGGTCGGCGATCACCGCTAACTTGGGCGTGAACCCGTCGTTCACCATCACCGCGCAAGCCGAACGGGCGATGGCGTTGTGGCCCAACAACGGTGAGCCGGATCCCCGCCCGCCGCTGGGACAGCCGTATCGGCGCATCGCGGCGGTGGCGCCGCACCACCCGACCGTTCCAGACGGTTCCCCCGGTGCGCTGCGGCTGCCGCTGTCACCGGCCTGA
- a CDS encoding flavin monoamine oxidase family protein yields the protein MTTGGAAVSTTVVVVGAGMSGLTAARDLHRAGVDVLVVEAADRLGGRAMTETSALGSRVDLGGQWIGHDHHRIKALASELGATEFAMHTRPLPVMVDGSRRLRAAGPSMLAAGLVLVAVEVWSRIAKTQRWNATTVEAWLRGVPGRARRLLEVLAYISWTADLDRFSVHAMAQCIRHQGGLRTMLATAGGAQESLIAEGIGTLIEGLAAELGSRVLPGHRVTAIVRNGEGVTIRTTAGEIRAAKVIVTVPPPLAGRITYDPPLPPNPAALASETYMGSVYKGVAVYPRPFWRDRAGGEFLVLDRPGRAVFDTGAPGGPGHLCVLVGGPEARELDRLDAVERRNAVLGALARYVGPDVLEPASWHEKSWHLDEYVGGGYLALALPGTSAGIPPIGCTPTGDIHWAGSETARDHAGYLEGAIESGTRVAREVIESLSGSQ from the coding sequence GTGACGACAGGCGGCGCGGCGGTGTCCACGACGGTGGTCGTGGTGGGTGCGGGGATGTCCGGCTTAACGGCTGCCCGCGATCTGCACCGTGCCGGTGTCGACGTGCTCGTTGTCGAGGCCGCGGACCGGCTTGGCGGACGGGCCATGACCGAGACAAGCGCCTTGGGCTCGCGAGTGGACCTCGGCGGTCAGTGGATCGGCCATGACCACCACCGAATCAAGGCGCTGGCTTCCGAGTTGGGCGCCACGGAGTTCGCGATGCACACCCGGCCATTGCCCGTCATGGTCGACGGATCGCGCCGGCTGCGCGCCGCGGGTCCGTCGATGCTGGCGGCCGGGCTCGTTCTCGTCGCCGTCGAAGTGTGGTCCCGTATCGCTAAGACGCAACGGTGGAACGCCACGACGGTCGAGGCCTGGCTGCGCGGAGTGCCGGGACGTGCTCGTCGGCTGCTCGAAGTGCTGGCATACATCTCATGGACCGCTGACCTTGACCGCTTCTCCGTTCATGCGATGGCGCAGTGCATTCGCCACCAGGGCGGACTGCGGACCATGTTGGCGACGGCCGGCGGCGCGCAGGAGTCCTTGATCGCCGAGGGGATCGGCACGCTGATCGAGGGCCTTGCCGCCGAACTCGGTTCGCGAGTGCTCCCCGGCCACCGGGTCACGGCGATCGTGCGTAATGGCGAGGGTGTCACCATCCGCACAACCGCGGGTGAGATCCGTGCCGCGAAAGTCATTGTGACGGTTCCGCCGCCGCTTGCCGGACGGATCACCTACGACCCGCCACTCCCGCCTAACCCTGCCGCATTGGCGTCCGAAACCTATATGGGTTCGGTGTACAAGGGTGTGGCGGTCTATCCGCGCCCGTTCTGGAGAGACCGGGCAGGCGGTGAGTTCCTGGTCTTGGACAGGCCAGGCAGGGCGGTGTTCGACACCGGCGCGCCTGGTGGTCCGGGACACCTGTGCGTCCTTGTGGGGGGACCAGAGGCGCGCGAGCTCGATCGACTTGATGCCGTCGAGCGGCGCAATGCCGTGCTCGGTGCGCTGGCCCGCTACGTCGGACCCGACGTGCTCGAACCGGCCAGCTGGCATGAAAAGTCCTGGCACCTCGATGAATACGTCGGCGGCGGTTACCTCGCTCTGGCCCTGCCCGGGACCAGCGCCGGAATCCCGCCGATCGGATGCACCCCGACCGGCGACATTCATTGGGCGGGTTCCGAGACGGCGCGCGACCACGCGGGTTACCTCGAGGGCGCCATCGAATCGGGCACCCGGGTGGCGCGTGAAGTGATCGAGTCGCTATCGGGTTCCCAGTGA
- a CDS encoding TetR/AcrR family transcriptional regulator produces the protein MAYIKATEREGQIVAAAMRVLSEVGVAGTTLRGVAAEAGIPLGTLHYVFPSKDQLLRAVIAAVMDDVVDAVRTDLQLDRGVAHALRQGVTNFWSTLVESDTGLQIMQYELAMYSVRSEGSGGLAQLQYERYTALVTDFCDQAAQTAGERCAVDFDSLGRLALALVDGLIVQYVTNPDPERARRDLDHAVDMVVQFADPQPIGTRPHHAG, from the coding sequence GTGGCCTACATCAAGGCGACCGAGCGCGAGGGGCAGATCGTCGCGGCCGCGATGCGCGTGCTCAGTGAAGTCGGCGTAGCCGGCACCACGTTGCGCGGGGTGGCCGCTGAAGCCGGGATCCCGTTGGGCACGTTGCACTATGTCTTTCCCTCCAAGGACCAGCTGCTGCGGGCGGTGATCGCCGCGGTCATGGACGACGTCGTGGACGCGGTGCGCACCGATCTGCAGCTCGACCGGGGAGTGGCCCACGCGCTTCGCCAAGGCGTGACGAACTTCTGGAGCACGCTGGTCGAAAGCGACACCGGGCTGCAGATCATGCAGTACGAGCTGGCCATGTACTCGGTGCGCAGTGAAGGCTCGGGTGGTCTGGCCCAGCTGCAATATGAGCGCTACACCGCGCTCGTCACCGACTTCTGTGACCAGGCCGCGCAAACGGCGGGGGAGCGCTGCGCCGTTGATTTCGACAGCCTCGGGCGGCTCGCCCTCGCCCTGGTGGACGGCCTGATCGTGCAGTACGTGACCAACCCGGACCCCGAGCGGGCGAGGCGCGATCTGGACCACGCCGTCGACATGGTCGTGCAGTTCGCTGATCCGCAGCCCATTGGCACACGCCCGCACCACGCCGGCTGA
- a CDS encoding type B 50S ribosomal protein L31 encodes MRPGIHPDYHPVVFQDATTGQAFLTRSTATSDRTIEWTTPTGTRRYPLVIVEISAASHPFWTGNSRIVDSAGQVEKFRRRYGQRQI; translated from the coding sequence ATGAGACCCGGCATCCACCCCGACTACCACCCCGTCGTCTTCCAGGACGCCACCACCGGCCAGGCGTTCCTGACCCGCTCCACGGCGACCAGCGACCGCACCATCGAGTGGACCACCCCGACAGGCACCCGCCGCTACCCGCTGGTGATCGTGGAGATCAGCGCGGCGTCGCACCCGTTTTGGACCGGCAACAGCCGGATCGTCGACTCCGCCGGTCAGGTCGAGAAATTCCGCCGCCGCTACGGACAACGCCAGATCTGA
- a CDS encoding TIGR01777 family oxidoreductase — protein MGLVYSSEIEAPRDEVFAWHARPGAFTRLSPPWQAMRLRREAESLRDGTAELALPGGLRWVAEHQASGYDPPRQFADELGSRGLASLPARLVMKWQHIHEFDELGDGRTLMTDRVDTTVPGALLRPMFVYRHRQLADDLAAHQRAKAHGLQPLTVAVSGASGLVGSALTAFLSTGGHRVIRLVRRTAGNPDDRQWNPDDPARDLLAGVDAVVHLAGASIAGRFTAEHRRVIRDSRIGPTRKLAELVAETGPTALICASAVGYYGYDRGDDVLTEDSQRGDGYLAEVVADWEDALAPAEQSGARVVRVRTGIVQSPRGGTLRLMRPLFAAGLGGRLGSGRQWLSWIGIDDLIDVYHRALWDTGLSGPVNAVAPQPVRNSDYTKALGRVLRRPTILPVPGLGPRLLLGAQGARELACASQRVLPARLGEAGHRFRAPELEPLLRHLLGRAGSATC, from the coding sequence ATGGGTCTGGTCTATTCCAGCGAGATCGAGGCACCGCGTGACGAGGTGTTCGCCTGGCACGCCAGACCAGGAGCCTTCACCCGCTTGAGTCCGCCGTGGCAGGCGATGCGCTTGCGACGCGAAGCCGAGTCCCTGCGCGACGGAACCGCCGAGCTTGCCCTGCCCGGCGGGCTGCGCTGGGTGGCCGAACACCAGGCGAGCGGCTATGACCCGCCCCGGCAGTTTGCCGACGAACTCGGCAGCCGCGGCCTGGCATCGCTACCGGCGAGGTTGGTGATGAAGTGGCAGCACATCCACGAGTTCGACGAGCTCGGCGACGGCCGGACGCTGATGACCGACCGGGTGGACACCACGGTTCCCGGAGCGCTGCTACGGCCGATGTTCGTCTATCGGCATCGCCAGCTCGCCGATGACCTCGCAGCACACCAGCGCGCCAAAGCCCATGGCCTACAGCCCCTTACCGTGGCGGTCAGCGGCGCGTCCGGGCTGGTGGGTTCGGCGCTGACGGCGTTTTTGAGCACCGGGGGCCATCGGGTGATCCGGCTGGTGCGGCGCACCGCGGGCAATCCCGACGACCGGCAGTGGAATCCCGACGATCCGGCTCGTGATCTGTTGGCCGGCGTCGATGCGGTGGTTCATCTGGCCGGCGCGTCGATCGCGGGACGCTTCACCGCCGAACATCGCCGGGTGATCCGCGACAGCCGAATCGGCCCGACGCGCAAGCTCGCCGAGCTGGTCGCCGAGACTGGGCCTACCGCGTTGATCTGCGCCTCGGCAGTCGGCTATTACGGCTACGACCGTGGCGACGATGTTCTCACCGAAGACAGCCAACGAGGCGACGGCTATCTGGCCGAGGTCGTCGCCGACTGGGAGGACGCCCTGGCGCCGGCCGAGCAGTCCGGGGCGCGCGTTGTTCGTGTTCGCACCGGCATTGTGCAGTCGCCGCGCGGCGGGACGCTGCGGCTGATGCGGCCGCTGTTCGCCGCGGGTCTGGGCGGCCGGTTGGGCAGCGGCCGGCAGTGGCTGTCCTGGATCGGGATCGACGACTTGATCGACGTCTATCACCGGGCCCTGTGGGACACCGGACTTTCCGGACCGGTGAACGCCGTTGCTCCGCAGCCGGTACGAAACAGCGACTACACCAAGGCCCTGGGACGCGTGTTGCGCCGGCCCACCATTCTTCCCGTGCCGGGCCTGGGGCCGCGCCTGCTGCTCGGCGCCCAGGGCGCGCGTGAGCTTGCCTGCGCGAGCCAGCGCGTGCTGCCGGCGCGCCTAGGCGAGGCCGGGCACCGGTTCCGTGCCCCCGAACTCGAGCCGCTGCTTCGGCATCTGTTGGGGCGTGCCGGTAGCGCTACGTGCTGA
- a CDS encoding enoyl-CoA hydratase, producing the protein MSENTAKLTATRDGRVLRVTITNPARLNAIDYATMAGLGDVIAGAADDPGVRAIVITGEGKAFCTGADLSATAGGVSPEEVMDCASRLVTSVAETPVPVIARINGPAAGVGVGLALAADLIYAAESAYFLLSFTNIGLMPDGGTTALVAAAAGRAVANEMALLGERLSATAARDAGLINAVLGEAELDARVNEAAEKLAHGPRRAIELTKRALNATNLASLDAALAREKAGQVELLGSPDFFEGAAAMLQKRKAVFGE; encoded by the coding sequence GTGTCCGAGAACACCGCCAAACTCACCGCGACCCGCGACGGTCGGGTGCTGCGGGTGACGATCACCAACCCCGCCCGGCTCAACGCGATCGACTACGCCACCATGGCGGGCCTCGGTGACGTCATCGCCGGCGCCGCCGACGACCCCGGTGTGCGGGCCATCGTCATCACCGGCGAAGGCAAAGCTTTCTGCACCGGCGCCGACCTGTCGGCCACGGCCGGCGGCGTCAGTCCCGAGGAAGTGATGGACTGCGCGTCCCGGTTGGTCACCTCGGTCGCCGAGACTCCGGTGCCGGTGATCGCGCGGATCAACGGGCCGGCCGCCGGTGTCGGGGTAGGTCTGGCGCTGGCCGCGGATCTGATCTACGCCGCCGAGAGCGCCTACTTCCTGCTGTCATTCACCAACATCGGCCTGATGCCCGACGGCGGCACCACCGCCCTGGTCGCGGCCGCCGCCGGGCGGGCCGTTGCCAACGAGATGGCACTGCTTGGTGAGCGCCTGTCGGCGACTGCCGCCCGCGACGCCGGCCTGATCAACGCGGTGCTCGGCGAGGCGGAGTTGGACGCCCGGGTCAACGAGGCCGCCGAGAAGCTGGCCCACGGACCGCGTCGCGCCATCGAATTGACCAAACGCGCGCTCAACGCCACCAACCTCGCATCGCTGGACGCTGCGCTGGCTCGCGAGAAGGCCGGCCAGGTGGAGCTGCTGGGCTCCCCCGACTTCTTCGAAGGCGCCGCCGCGATGCTGCAGAAGCGGAAGGCGGTGTTCGGCGAATGA